AAGTAGATGGTGCCGCTGACGGGACGGCCGTAGTAAAAGCGGTGGGCGCCCATGAACCCGAAGATCCACAGAATGTAGCCGATCACCTTGCTGTGCGTGTTGTTCATGCTGCCTCGGGGTGGGTGATAAAAACGACCATTCTAGACGTTGCCGTGGGCAACTGCCACGCCTGTGGGCATAGCGGCGACCCGGTTCGTCGTGACCTGAATATGAATATGTTGTGGTTCGCTGCGCTCATCACAACCTACTGATCAGGACGTGCGTTTAAATTTTGCGCACAACCGAAAATACAGAGCTGTTTGCGGCATGGACCCCCGCCTTCGCGGGGGTGACGATATTTCATTGGAATCTGTGGGCTGACAAAACCTTGGCTGCAGCAGTAGTAGGTTGGAATGAGCGCAGCGAATTCCAACACCAAAGGCGGCTGCGGAATGTTGGGATTCGCTGCGCTCATCGCCAACCTACGGCAAGATTTGCGCTGCCGGTCGGCTTTAAGCTTCAGCGGCTGGCAGAATAGCTGTTGTCCCAGTCCTTCCACACCGGCTGCAGGCCGGTGGCGGCAATGGCCCTGGCCACTTCGGCAGGGCTGCGGTCGTCGTCGATTTCGAACTGCTCCAGCTCTTCCTTGACGTTGTCCACATAGCCGCCGGGCTGGGTCTTGGAGCCGGCGCTGATGCTGGTGACTCCGAGGGGGATCACCTTGTCGCGGAATTCCTGAGCTTCCCGGGTAGACAGGCTCAGCTCCAGCTCGCCGTCGAGCATGCGATAGGCGCAGATCAACTGCACCAGCTGGCGGTCGGTCATGATCGACTTGGGCTGCAGGCCACCGGTGCAGGGCCGCAGGCGCGGGAAGGACACCGAATAACGGGTCTTCCAGTAGTGCTTCTGCAGATAGCGCAGGTGCGCCGCCACATAGAAGCTGTCGGCCCGCCAGTCTTCCAGCCCGAACAGGGCGCCCAGGCCGATCTTGTCTATACCGGCCTTGCCCAGGCGATCCGGGGTTTCCAGGCGCCAGCGAAAGTCCTTCTTCTTGCCGCGAATATGGTGCTCGTCATAGGTCAGGTGCTGGTAGGTTTCCTGATACACCATGACGCTGTCGAGGCCGTACTGGCGCAGCTCGGCGTACTCTTCCTGAGACAGCGGCTGCACTTCCATCATCACATAGCTGAAATGGCGTTTGACGATGGGCAGCATCTGCTTGAAGTAGTCCAGGCCCACCTTGCCCTCGTGCTCGCCGGTCACCAGCAGCACGGTATCGAAGCCCATGGCCTTGATGGCCAGGCATTCCTGCTCGATTTCCTCGGCGCTCAGGGTCTTGCGCTTGAGCCGGTTGCTCATGGAGAAACCGCAATAGGTGCAGTCGTTGGCGCACAGGTTGGACAGATACAGCGGAATATAAAAGCCCACGGTATTGCCGAAGCGCTGCCGGGTCAGGCGGTAGGACTGCTGCGCCATTTGTTCGAGGTAGGGCTCGGCCGCCGGCGAGATCAGCG
The nucleotide sequence above comes from Oceanimonas doudoroffii. Encoded proteins:
- the thiH gene encoding 2-iminoacetate synthase ThiH; translated protein: MSFFDVWSSMDWDDVKMSIYGKQPRDVERALAKPKRDLNDFMALISPAAEPYLEQMAQQSYRLTRQRFGNTVGFYIPLYLSNLCANDCTYCGFSMSNRLKRKTLSAEEIEQECLAIKAMGFDTVLLVTGEHEGKVGLDYFKQMLPIVKRHFSYVMMEVQPLSQEEYAELRQYGLDSVMVYQETYQHLTYDEHHIRGKKKDFRWRLETPDRLGKAGIDKIGLGALFGLEDWRADSFYVAAHLRYLQKHYWKTRYSVSFPRLRPCTGGLQPKSIMTDRQLVQLICAYRMLDGELELSLSTREAQEFRDKVIPLGVTSISAGSKTQPGGYVDNVKEELEQFEIDDDRSPAEVARAIAATGLQPVWKDWDNSYSASR